Proteins encoded within one genomic window of Formosa agariphila KMM 3901:
- the rpsK gene encoding 30S ribosomal protein S11 — protein MAKSNTKSTKKRKVIVDAVGEAHVTASFNNIIISLTNKKGDVISWSSAGKMGFRGSKKNTPYAAQLAAEDAVTVAQEAGLKKVKVYVKGPGNGRESAIRSIHNAGIEVTEIIDVTPLPHNGCRPPKRRRV, from the coding sequence ATGGCAAAGTCAAATACAAAGAGTACTAAAAAACGTAAAGTTATAGTAGATGCTGTAGGAGAAGCTCACGTTACTGCTTCTTTTAATAACATCATTATTTCTCTTACCAACAAAAAAGGAGACGTTATTTCATGGTCTTCAGCTGGTAAAATGGGATTTAGAGGTTCTAAAAAGAACACGCCTTACGCAGCACAATTAGCAGCAGAAGATGCAGTTACTGTAGCTCAAGAGGCAGGTTTAAAGAAAGTAAAAGTTTATGTTAAAGGACCTGGAAATGGTAGAGAATCTGCTATCCGTTCTATTCATAATGCAGGAATTGAAGTAACAGAAATTATCGATGTTACTCCATTACCACATAATGGATGTCGTCCTCCAAAACGTAGAAGAGTCTAA
- the rpsD gene encoding 30S ribosomal protein S4 encodes MARYTGPKTKIARKFGEAIFGDDKSFEKRNYPPGQHGANKRRGKKSEYAIQLMEKQKAKYTYGILERQFRGLFKKATASQGITGEVLLQLCESRLDNVVYRMGISPSRSGARQLVSHRHITVNGELVNIPSYNLKAGDVVAVREKSKSLEAIDKSLSNSSQVYEWITWNNETKQGTYVSVPARIQIPENINEQFIVELYSK; translated from the coding sequence ATGGCAAGATATACTGGTCCTAAAACTAAAATAGCTCGTAAGTTTGGTGAAGCTATTTTTGGAGATGACAAATCTTTCGAAAAAAGAAATTATCCTCCAGGTCAACACGGAGCTAACAAGCGTCGTGGAAAAAAATCTGAATATGCAATCCAATTAATGGAAAAGCAAAAAGCAAAATATACTTACGGTATATTAGAGCGTCAATTCAGAGGTTTATTCAAAAAAGCAACAGCTTCACAAGGTATTACTGGTGAAGTATTATTACAATTATGTGAGTCTAGATTAGACAACGTTGTTTATAGAATGGGAATTTCTCCTTCTAGAAGCGGTGCTAGACAATTAGTATCTCACAGACACATTACTGTAAATGGTGAGTTGGTAAACATTCCTTCTTACAATTTAAAAGCAGGAGATGTTGTTGCCGTTAGAGAAAAATCTAAATCACTTGAAGCAATTGATAAATCTTTATCAAATTCAAGTCAAGTTTACGAATGGATTACATGGAATAACGAAACTAAGCAAGGAACTTATGTTTCTGTACCAGCTAGAATTCAAATTCCAGAAAACATCAACGAGCAGTTTATCGTTGAATTATATTCTAAATAA
- a CDS encoding DNA-directed RNA polymerase subunit alpha, translated as MAVFNFQKPDKVIMIDSTDFHGKFEFRPLEPGYGLTVGNALRRVLLSSLEGFAITSVRIEGVDHEFSTIPGVVEDVTEIILNLKQVRFKRQIEDVDNESVSISISGQDQITAGDFQKYISGFQVLNSDLVICNLDPKVTVNMEISIEKGRGYVPAEENKKATAPIGTIFTDSIYTPIKNVKYSIENYRVEQKTDYEKLVFEIESDGSITPQDALTEAAKTLIHHFMLFSDERITLEADEIAQTETYDEESLHMRQLLKTKLVDMDLSVRALNCLKAAEVDTLGDLVSFNKNDLMKFRNFGKKSLTELEELVNVKGLNFGMDLSKYKLDKD; from the coding sequence ATGGCAGTATTTAATTTTCAGAAGCCCGATAAAGTAATCATGATCGATTCTACCGATTTTCACGGTAAATTCGAATTCAGACCTTTAGAACCAGGTTATGGATTAACAGTTGGAAATGCTTTAAGAAGAGTTTTACTTTCTTCTTTAGAAGGATTTGCAATTACATCGGTTAGAATAGAGGGAGTGGATCATGAATTCTCAACTATACCTGGTGTTGTAGAAGATGTAACCGAAATTATTTTAAATTTAAAACAAGTTCGTTTTAAAAGACAAATAGAAGATGTAGATAACGAATCTGTTTCTATTTCAATTTCTGGTCAAGATCAAATTACAGCAGGTGATTTCCAAAAATATATTTCAGGATTCCAAGTTTTAAATTCAGATTTAGTTATCTGTAATTTAGATCCAAAAGTGACTGTAAATATGGAAATCTCTATTGAAAAAGGTAGAGGTTATGTTCCAGCAGAAGAAAATAAAAAAGCTACAGCTCCAATAGGTACAATCTTTACAGATTCTATCTATACACCAATAAAAAATGTTAAATATAGCATTGAGAACTACCGTGTAGAGCAAAAGACAGATTACGAAAAATTAGTTTTCGAAATCGAATCTGATGGTTCTATTACACCTCAAGATGCTTTAACAGAAGCAGCAAAAACATTAATTCACCACTTCATGTTATTCTCTGATGAGCGTATCACTTTAGAAGCTGATGAGATTGCACAAACTGAAACTTATGATGAAGAATCTCTTCATATGAGACAGTTGCTTAAAACTAAATTAGTTGACATGGATCTTTCTGTTCGTGCTCTTAATTGTTTAAAAGCTGCAGAAGTTGATACTTTAGGAGACTTAGTATCATTTAATAAAAATGATTTAATGAAGTTCCGTAACTTTGGTAAAAAATCTTTAACAGAGCTTGAAGAGCTTGTAAATGTAAAAGGTTTAAACTTCGGAATGGATTTATCAAAATACAAATTAGATAAAGATTAA
- the rplQ gene encoding 50S ribosomal protein L17 gives MRHGKKVNHLGRQTAHRKAMLANMACSLIEHKRINTTVAKAKALKQFFEPLVTKSKADTTHNRRIVFSKLRQKEAVTELFREVATKVGDRPGGYTRIIKLGNRLGDNADMAMIELVDYNEIYNAAKVEKKTTRRSRRGGSKPAAAPAVDTKTSNEEE, from the coding sequence ATGAGACACGGAAAAAAAGTAAATCACTTAGGTAGACAAACAGCTCATAGAAAAGCTATGCTTGCTAATATGGCTTGTTCTTTAATTGAACACAAACGTATTAACACTACTGTTGCTAAAGCAAAAGCTTTAAAACAATTTTTTGAGCCTTTAGTTACTAAGTCTAAAGCAGATACTACACACAACAGACGTATAGTATTTAGTAAATTAAGACAAAAAGAAGCTGTAACTGAATTGTTCAGAGAAGTAGCTACTAAAGTAGGAGATAGACCAGGAGGATACACACGTATCATTAAACTTGGTAATCGTTTAGGAGATAACGCTGATATGGCAATGATAGAATTAGTTGATTACAACGAAATCTACAATGCTGCAAAAGTTGAAAAGAAAACTACACGTAGAAGTAGAAGAGGTGGTTCTAAACCAGCTGCTGCACCTGCTGTAGATACTAAAACTTCTAACGAAGAAGAATAA
- the carA gene encoding glutamine-hydrolyzing carbamoyl-phosphate synthase small subunit — translation MKYQKRNQAVVLLADGTIFHGKVVGNREGTAFGEVCFNTGMTGYQEIFTDPSYFGQLMVATNAHIGNYGTEKSEIESEGIKISGLICKNFSYNYSRDLANSSLEDFLNENNLLAVSDIDTRALVSYIRDNGAMNAVISTDVDNIEGLKKQLKEIPEMNGLELASKVSTKEPYFVGDEFSDIKIAALDLGIKKNILRNLAKRGAYIKVFPYNSTFEDLHAWNPDGYFLSNGPGDPEPLTSAQEVAKEIIKRDLPVFGICLGHQVIALANGVSTYKMHNGHRGINHPVKNLITGKGEITSQNHGFAVKREEVEAHPDLEVTHVHLNDDTVAGLRMKNKNCFSVQYHPEASPGPNDAEYLFDQFIENIKK, via the coding sequence ATGAAATATCAAAAAAGAAATCAAGCAGTTGTTTTATTAGCCGATGGAACTATTTTTCATGGTAAAGTTGTTGGTAATAGAGAAGGTACTGCATTTGGAGAAGTTTGTTTTAATACAGGTATGACTGGGTATCAGGAAATTTTTACTGATCCTTCTTACTTTGGCCAACTAATGGTTGCTACAAACGCACATATTGGTAATTATGGAACAGAAAAATCTGAGATTGAATCTGAAGGCATAAAAATTTCAGGATTAATTTGTAAAAATTTTAGTTATAATTATTCTCGAGATTTAGCAAATTCTAGCTTAGAAGATTTTTTAAATGAAAACAATTTATTAGCTGTTTCAGATATAGATACTAGAGCACTTGTTAGCTACATTAGAGATAATGGCGCTATGAATGCTGTTATATCTACTGATGTCGATAATATTGAAGGACTAAAAAAGCAGCTTAAAGAAATTCCAGAAATGAATGGTCTTGAGTTAGCTTCTAAAGTGTCTACAAAAGAACCTTATTTTGTAGGTGATGAATTTTCAGATATTAAAATCGCAGCATTAGATTTAGGTATAAAGAAAAACATTCTACGTAACCTAGCTAAACGTGGTGCTTATATAAAAGTATTTCCTTATAACTCGACTTTCGAAGATTTACATGCATGGAATCCAGATGGTTATTTTCTTTCTAACGGACCTGGAGATCCAGAGCCATTAACGTCTGCTCAAGAAGTCGCTAAGGAAATTATTAAAAGAGATTTACCAGTGTTTGGTATTTGTTTAGGACACCAAGTTATTGCATTAGCAAATGGTGTTTCTACATATAAAATGCATAATGGCCATCGAGGTATTAATCATCCTGTAAAAAATCTAATTACTGGTAAAGGTGAAATTACATCTCAAAATCATGGGTTTGCTGTGAAAAGAGAAGAGGTAGAAGCGCATCCAGATTTAGAGGTTACACATGTACATTTAAATGATGATACAGTTGCTGGACTAAGGATGAAAAACAAGAATTGCTTCTCTGTTCAATATCACCCAGAAGCAAGTCCTGGACCGAATGATGCTGAATATTTATTCGATCAATTTATAGAAAATATTAAAAAATAG
- the eno gene encoding phosphopyruvate hydratase, producing the protein MSRIIKIHARQILDSRGNPTVEVDVETEIGAFGRAAVPSGASTGEHEAVELRDGGDAYMGKGVSKAVDNVNSIIAEELLGMSVYDQNQIDQIMIDLDGTPNKSKLGANAILGVSLAVAKAAAFELGVPLYRYVGGVSANTLPVPMMNIINGGSHSDAPIAFQEFMIMPVKAKNFTHAMQMGTEIFHNLKKVLHDRGLSTAVGDEGGFAPTLEGGTEDALDSIKLAVEKAGYSFGDEIMVALDCAAAEFFVDGKYDYTKFEGSTGKIRTSAEQAEYLAELSAKYPIISIEDGMDENDWEGWKLLTEKIGDRVQLVGDDLFVTNVERLSRGIDEGIANSILIKVNQIGSLTETIAAVNMAKNAGYTSVMSHRSGETEDNTIADLAVALNCGQIKTGSASRSDRMAKYNQLLRIEEELGEVAYYPQGKAFKF; encoded by the coding sequence ATGAGTAGAATTATCAAGATTCATGCAAGACAAATTTTAGATTCCCGTGGAAATCCAACAGTTGAAGTAGATGTAGAAACAGAAATTGGAGCATTTGGAAGAGCGGCAGTTCCTTCAGGAGCATCTACAGGTGAGCATGAAGCAGTGGAATTGAGAGATGGTGGAGATGCTTATATGGGTAAAGGAGTATCTAAAGCTGTAGATAATGTAAATAGTATTATAGCTGAAGAATTATTAGGAATGTCTGTATACGATCAAAATCAAATTGATCAAATCATGATAGATTTAGATGGTACACCTAACAAATCTAAATTAGGTGCTAACGCTATTTTAGGTGTGTCTTTAGCAGTAGCTAAAGCCGCAGCTTTCGAATTAGGAGTGCCTTTATATCGTTACGTAGGTGGAGTTTCTGCTAATACGTTACCAGTACCAATGATGAATATTATTAATGGAGGATCACACAGTGATGCCCCAATCGCTTTCCAAGAGTTTATGATTATGCCAGTTAAGGCTAAAAACTTTACTCATGCCATGCAAATGGGTACTGAAATTTTCCATAACCTTAAAAAAGTATTACACGACAGAGGTTTAAGTACTGCCGTAGGTGACGAAGGAGGTTTTGCTCCAACTTTAGAAGGTGGAACAGAAGATGCTTTAGATTCAATTAAATTAGCAGTTGAAAAAGCCGGTTATTCTTTTGGAGATGAAATTATGGTTGCTTTAGACTGTGCTGCTGCAGAATTTTTTGTAGATGGTAAATATGACTATACTAAATTTGAAGGTTCAACTGGAAAAATTAGAACGAGTGCTGAACAAGCAGAATACTTAGCAGAATTATCAGCTAAATATCCAATTATCTCTATTGAAGACGGAATGGATGAAAATGACTGGGAAGGATGGAAATTACTTACTGAAAAAATAGGAGACAGAGTTCAATTAGTTGGAGATGATTTATTTGTAACTAACGTAGAACGTTTATCTCGTGGTATTGATGAAGGTATTGCAAATTCAATCTTAATTAAAGTAAATCAAATTGGTTCTTTAACAGAAACTATTGCAGCCGTTAACATGGCTAAAAATGCTGGTTATACTTCTGTAATGTCTCACCGTTCTGGAGAAACCGAAGATAATACAATTGCAGATTTAGCTGTAGCTTTAAACTGTGGTCAAATTAAAACAGGTTCGGCATCAAGAAGTGACCGTATGGCTAAATACAATCAGTTATTACGTATCGAAGAAGAATTAGGAGAAGTTGCTTATTACCCACAAGGGAAAGCATTTAAATTCTAA
- a CDS encoding citrate synthase: MSKQATIEIDGEKYEFPLVTGTENEVAIDITTLRTATKGVITLDSGFKNTGSCESAITFLDGEKGILRYRGYSIEELAQKVDFLEVAYLLIFGELPTKAQNDKFHDDIKAQSAVDEDIKKILEAFPKSAHPMGIISSLTSALTAFNPSSVNVESEEDMYKSVVKILGKMPVLVAWTMRKKQGLPLDYGDDELGYVENILKMMFSKPSTKYVQNQVLVDALDKLLILHADHEQNCSTSTVRIVGSAHAGLFASISAGISALWGPLHGGANQAVLEMLQAIEADGGDTKKYMAKAKDKNDPFRLMGFGHRVYKNFDPRAKIIKKAADEVLEALGVEDPILAIAKGLEKEALEDPYFVERKLYPNVDFYSGIIYRAMNIPTEMFTVMFAIGRLPGWIAQWREMRLRKEPIGRPRQLYIGETQRPFVEVENR, translated from the coding sequence ATGTCAAAACAAGCCACAATTGAAATCGATGGGGAAAAGTATGAATTTCCTTTGGTAACAGGAACCGAAAATGAAGTCGCAATCGATATAACTACTTTAAGAACTGCTACAAAAGGAGTGATTACATTAGATTCAGGTTTTAAAAACACTGGGTCATGTGAAAGTGCCATTACCTTTTTAGATGGTGAAAAAGGAATTTTAAGATATCGTGGTTATTCAATAGAAGAACTTGCTCAAAAAGTAGACTTCCTTGAAGTTGCTTATCTATTAATTTTTGGGGAATTACCTACAAAAGCACAAAACGATAAGTTTCATGACGATATTAAAGCTCAGTCTGCAGTAGACGAAGATATAAAGAAAATTTTAGAAGCGTTCCCTAAGTCTGCGCACCCAATGGGAATCATTTCATCATTAACAAGTGCTTTAACAGCGTTTAACCCTTCTTCTGTGAATGTAGAATCTGAAGAAGATATGTATAAATCTGTTGTTAAGATTTTAGGTAAAATGCCAGTCTTAGTTGCTTGGACAATGCGTAAAAAACAAGGTTTACCTCTTGATTATGGTGATGACGAATTAGGATATGTTGAGAACATTCTTAAAATGATGTTTTCAAAACCAAGTACTAAATATGTTCAAAATCAAGTATTGGTAGATGCTTTAGATAAATTGTTAATTTTACACGCAGATCACGAACAAAATTGTTCTACATCTACTGTACGTATAGTAGGTTCCGCTCACGCAGGTTTATTCGCATCTATATCTGCAGGTATTTCAGCATTATGGGGACCTCTTCATGGTGGTGCTAACCAAGCAGTATTAGAAATGCTTCAAGCTATAGAAGCTGATGGTGGAGACACTAAAAAGTATATGGCGAAAGCAAAAGATAAAAATGATCCATTTAGATTAATGGGCTTCGGACACCGAGTTTATAAAAATTTCGATCCAAGAGCTAAAATCATTAAAAAAGCGGCAGATGAAGTATTAGAAGCTTTAGGTGTTGAAGATCCAATTTTAGCAATTGCTAAAGGTTTAGAAAAAGAAGCTTTAGAAGATCCATACTTTGTTGAAAGAAAATTATATCCAAACGTAGATTTTTACTCAGGTATTATTTACAGAGCTATGAATATCCCAACAGAGATGTTTACAGTTATGTTTGCAATTGGGCGTTTACCAGGCTGGATTGCACAATGGAGAGAAATGCGTTTACGTAAAGAACCAATAGGTCGTCCACGTCAATTATATATTGGAGAAACACAAAGACCTTTTGTTGAAGTTGAGAATCGTTAG
- a CDS encoding dimethylarginine dimethylaminohydrolase family protein translates to MLSLHVTNETSRIRAVVLGTAISNGPVPAIEDAYDPKSIEHIKAGTYPKEEDMLKEIEAVAKVFKKYDVTVFRPKIIENCNQIFARDIAFVIDNKFIKANILPDRERELEALQEVMSQINPNDIITPPEAVHIEGGDVMLWNDYIFIGTYKGTDYSNHITARTNMEGVNFIKSLFPDKTVKEFDLAKSKTEARDNALHLDCCFQPVGKDKGIIYKDGFRDVNDYLYLVDLFGEDNLFHITRDEMYNMYSNVFSIAENVVISEENFKRLNTWLRSNNITVEEVPYAEISKQEGLLRCSTMPLIRD, encoded by the coding sequence ATGTTGTCATTACATGTAACAAATGAAACGTCTCGCATTCGTGCGGTAGTATTAGGAACAGCAATTAGTAATGGACCAGTTCCTGCTATAGAAGATGCTTACGATCCAAAATCAATAGAACATATAAAAGCTGGTACTTACCCAAAAGAAGAAGACATGCTTAAAGAAATTGAAGCTGTTGCTAAGGTTTTTAAGAAGTATGATGTTACCGTTTTTCGTCCAAAAATTATAGAAAATTGTAATCAGATTTTTGCAAGAGATATTGCGTTTGTAATAGATAACAAATTTATAAAGGCTAATATTCTTCCTGATCGCGAACGAGAGTTAGAGGCGTTACAAGAAGTAATGAGTCAGATTAATCCAAACGATATTATTACACCACCAGAAGCTGTTCATATTGAAGGTGGAGACGTTATGCTTTGGAATGATTATATATTTATAGGAACTTATAAAGGGACTGACTATTCAAATCATATTACAGCCAGAACAAATATGGAAGGCGTTAATTTTATAAAATCTTTATTTCCAGATAAAACTGTAAAAGAATTTGATTTAGCTAAATCAAAAACAGAAGCAAGAGATAATGCATTACACCTAGATTGTTGTTTTCAACCGGTTGGTAAAGACAAAGGTATTATTTATAAAGACGGTTTTAGAGATGTAAACGATTATTTATATTTAGTTGATTTATTTGGAGAAGACAACCTTTTTCATATTACAAGAGACGAAATGTATAATATGTATAGTAATGTCTTTTCAATAGCTGAAAATGTAGTGATTTCTGAAGAAAATTTTAAAAGATTAAACACCTGGTTGCGATCAAACAATATCACTGTAGAAGAAGTACCATATGCAGAAATTTCTAAACAAGAAGGTTTATTACGTTGTTCTACGATGCCTTTAATTAGAGATTAA
- a CDS encoding SprT-like domain-containing protein translates to MQNILQHYIPEKAIPKVLELLNNDKLEFIVKKERKTRHGDYRKLPNGRHLITVNANLNPYRFLITLIHEIAHFEAFKVYGVTIKPHGKEWKYTFQHLMLPFINPDIFPYELLPLLAKHFINPKATSDTDHVLALALKQFDEKSDKTYIFEAPKGSIFKIYNGRKFKKGNKRVKRFECIEINTGKTYLFSPNAEIEVI, encoded by the coding sequence ATGCAAAATATACTTCAACATTATATACCAGAAAAAGCGATTCCCAAAGTCTTGGAATTATTAAATAATGACAAGTTAGAGTTTATCGTTAAAAAGGAACGTAAAACGAGGCATGGCGATTATAGAAAATTACCTAATGGCAGACATTTAATTACTGTTAATGCAAACTTAAACCCATATCGTTTTTTAATAACTTTAATTCATGAAATTGCTCATTTTGAAGCTTTCAAGGTGTATGGTGTAACAATAAAACCACATGGTAAAGAGTGGAAATATACGTTTCAGCATTTAATGTTACCCTTTATAAATCCAGATATATTTCCTTATGAATTGTTACCATTATTGGCTAAACACTTTATAAATCCAAAGGCAACTAGCGATACAGACCATGTTTTAGCTTTGGCTTTAAAACAATTTGATGAAAAGTCGGATAAAACATATATTTTTGAAGCGCCAAAAGGCAGTATATTTAAAATTTACAACGGTAGAAAATTTAAAAAAGGAAATAAGCGTGTAAAGCGCTTTGAATGCATAGAAATTAACACGGGTAAAACATACTTGTTTAGTCCAAATGCAGAAATAGAAGTTATTTAA
- a CDS encoding mannose-1-phosphate guanylyltransferase, with product MNKNNYAIIMAGGVGSRFWPVSMNSFPKQFHDMLGTGETLIQKTFQRLSRFIPKENIYILTNEDYNDLVLEQLPEVSQKQVVLEPAMKNTGPCILYAALKIQKENPDALMLVAPSDHWIEDEEAFSKNVLTAFDFCAKHDALMTLGIEPSFPNTGYGYIEYDTETENVVKPVKQFREKPDYETAKSFIKQGNFVWNAGIFMWSVASVLKAFKSNQPELFQLFENGISAYNTDLESSFIEENYVKAENISVDYAIMESSKNVYVLSAEFDWNDLGTWGSLYDKLDKDADNNAVVNARTLVEDASGNMIRTKGDKIVVVEGLNDYIIIDKDDVLLIYPKEKEQDIKQLRNKVKDVFGDKYC from the coding sequence ATGAATAAAAATAATTATGCCATAATTATGGCTGGAGGAGTAGGTTCAAGATTTTGGCCTGTTAGTATGAATAGTTTTCCAAAGCAATTCCACGATATGTTAGGAACAGGAGAAACGTTAATTCAAAAAACATTTCAGCGTTTATCTAGATTCATTCCTAAAGAGAATATCTATATTCTTACGAATGAAGATTATAATGATTTAGTTTTAGAACAACTTCCAGAAGTTTCTCAGAAACAAGTGGTTCTTGAGCCAGCAATGAAAAACACTGGACCTTGTATATTATATGCAGCATTAAAAATTCAAAAAGAAAATCCGGATGCTTTAATGTTAGTTGCTCCAAGTGATCACTGGATCGAAGACGAGGAGGCTTTTTCTAAGAATGTATTAACTGCATTTGATTTTTGTGCAAAACATGATGCTTTAATGACATTAGGCATAGAACCATCTTTCCCTAATACAGGTTATGGTTATATTGAATACGATACAGAAACTGAAAATGTAGTAAAACCAGTAAAACAATTTCGTGAAAAACCAGATTATGAAACGGCAAAATCGTTTATTAAACAAGGAAACTTTGTTTGGAATGCAGGTATTTTTATGTGGAGTGTAGCTAGTGTTTTAAAAGCATTTAAATCTAATCAGCCAGAATTATTCCAATTATTTGAAAACGGAATATCTGCGTATAATACAGACTTAGAGAGTTCATTTATAGAAGAAAATTATGTGAAAGCAGAAAATATATCTGTAGATTATGCCATAATGGAAAGCTCTAAAAATGTTTATGTTTTGTCAGCAGAATTCGATTGGAACGATTTAGGAACATGGGGTAGCTTATACGATAAACTAGATAAAGATGCAGATAACAATGCCGTTGTTAATGCTAGAACTTTAGTTGAAGATGCTAGTGGGAATATGATAAGAACTAAAGGTGATAAAATTGTTGTAGTCGAAGGGTTAAATGATTATATTATAATCGATAAAGATGATGTTCTTTTAATTTACCCAAAAGAAAAAGAACAAGATATAAAACAATTACGTAATAAAGTAAAAGACGTTTTTGGAGACAAGTACTGTTAA
- a CDS encoding DUF389 domain-containing protein, whose translation MSENKFNFSEEEVDKKKAQAQDAAVEESKEAIKKDAKGLFENLRNFISEILDFRQDTDQQATIDAIKGDIPFKGATAWILVCSIFVASIGLNANSTAVVIGAMLISPLMGPILGIGLSVAINDIDTLKKSLINFGVMIFLSVLTAFLFYKFFPLQEESLELLARTKPDIRDVLIAFFGGAALIIARTKKGTIASVIFGVAIATALMPPLCTVGYGLAVSFNDFSKGIGYASGAFYLFMINTIFIALATFIALKILGFPMIKYVNSKKRKRISQIASLLAVVAMIPAIWTFIDVLKESNFKREAQLYLDRELEGLPQSEFVKKNVVYKYSNKEDGSIIQFNTYGLGYIPEETIDLLKARLNDYPALKNSHFVFNQNRNDVDNFKYMEQLRTRDSLDLLSQTQKIAYLEKKVGQLQYLEEKAIPFEDVMKEVHINYEDLDMFSYSTVISSNFKEIDTLPVFSVRWKKDKTLKEAAIEKEQEKLERWLKYKLKLDTLSVIRIKN comes from the coding sequence ATGAGCGAGAATAAGTTTAATTTTTCTGAAGAAGAAGTAGATAAGAAGAAGGCACAAGCACAAGACGCAGCTGTAGAAGAATCTAAAGAGGCTATTAAAAAGGATGCCAAAGGGTTATTTGAAAATCTTAGAAACTTTATTTCAGAGATTTTAGATTTCAGACAAGACACCGATCAGCAAGCCACTATAGATGCTATTAAAGGAGATATTCCTTTTAAAGGCGCCACAGCTTGGATTTTGGTTTGTTCTATTTTTGTCGCTTCTATTGGACTGAATGCTAACTCTACAGCGGTTGTAATTGGTGCCATGTTAATTTCTCCTTTAATGGGACCTATTTTAGGAATAGGATTATCCGTAGCAATTAATGATATCGATACGCTTAAAAAATCATTAATTAACTTCGGTGTAATGATTTTTCTGAGTGTTTTAACGGCATTCTTATTTTATAAATTTTTTCCTCTTCAAGAAGAATCTTTAGAACTTTTAGCAAGAACAAAACCAGATATTAGAGATGTGCTTATAGCCTTTTTTGGTGGGGCGGCTTTAATTATTGCTAGAACAAAAAAAGGAACTATTGCATCTGTTATTTTTGGTGTGGCAATTGCTACGGCGTTAATGCCTCCGCTATGTACGGTGGGTTACGGTTTAGCAGTGTCTTTCAACGATTTTTCTAAGGGAATTGGTTATGCATCAGGAGCTTTTTACCTGTTCATGATTAATACTATTTTTATTGCTTTAGCGACATTTATAGCGCTTAAGATTTTAGGATTCCCTATGATAAAATACGTGAATTCTAAGAAAAGAAAACGTATTTCTCAAATTGCTTCACTTTTGGCTGTTGTGGCTATGATTCCTGCAATTTGGACATTTATAGATGTTCTAAAAGAGAGTAACTTTAAACGTGAAGCTCAATTATATCTTGATCGTGAATTGGAAGGTTTACCACAATCTGAGTTTGTTAAAAAGAATGTAGTTTATAAGTACTCTAATAAAGAGGATGGATCTATAATACAGTTTAATACTTATGGATTAGGGTATATTCCAGAAGAAACCATAGATCTTTTAAAAGCACGTTTAAATGATTATCCAGCATTAAAAAACTCACATTTTGTATTCAATCAGAATAGAAACGATGTAGATAATTTTAAATATATGGAGCAGTTGCGAACTAGAGACTCACTAGATTTACTGTCGCAAACGCAAAAGATTGCTTATTTAGAGAAAAAAGTAGGGCAGTTACAATATTTAGAAGAAAAGGCTATTCCTTTTGAGGATGTTATGAAAGAGGTACATATTAATTATGAAGACCTTGATATGTTTAGTTACTCAACTGTTATATCTTCTAATTTTAAAGAAATAGATACACTTCCTGTATTTTCGGTTCGTTGGAAAAAAGATAAAACGTTAAAAGAAGCTGCTATAGAAAAGGAGCAAGAGAAGTTAGAGCGTTGGTTGAAATATAAGTTGAAACTGGATACATTATCTGTTATCCGAATAAAAAACTAA